The following proteins are encoded in a genomic region of Sulfurimonas sp. HSL3-7:
- the rseP gene encoding RIP metalloprotease RseP, whose product MGWLVSLVVLSALIFFHELGHYLAARFFGVYVEVFSVGFGKKVASFRLFNTEWRIAMIPLGGYVRMKGQDDLDPTAISSDSDSYNAKAPWQRIMILAAGPAANFVIAFFLYLFIGLGSPQVLAPVVGDVVKDSPAFVGGVESNDTIKAINGREIATWEEMSTIIKESSGTLDLTIERGNYIQHLQVTPTIQETTNLFNERVHRRMVGIGSAGVATTLDLNLFESIGYAAHETYKASTLIFKGVQKLITGDVPAKELGGAISIVKITADASENGWMAVFFFAALISVNLGVLNLLPIPALDGGHIMFNLYEMITKRMPSEAVLYKLTILGWALLLGLMTLGIYNDINRLMQ is encoded by the coding sequence ATGGGCTGGCTTGTCTCCTTAGTCGTACTCTCGGCACTGATCTTTTTTCACGAACTTGGCCACTATTTAGCAGCCCGTTTTTTCGGTGTCTATGTCGAGGTCTTCAGTGTCGGTTTTGGCAAAAAGGTCGCCTCGTTCCGCCTTTTCAACACCGAGTGGCGCATCGCGATGATCCCGCTTGGCGGCTATGTCAGGATGAAGGGTCAGGATGACCTTGACCCGACCGCGATCAGCAGCGATTCAGACTCTTACAACGCCAAGGCCCCATGGCAGCGTATCATGATCCTGGCGGCCGGTCCGGCGGCAAACTTTGTGATCGCCTTTTTTCTCTACCTCTTTATCGGTCTGGGATCACCGCAGGTACTGGCGCCGGTTGTCGGTGATGTTGTCAAAGACTCCCCTGCCTTTGTCGGCGGTGTGGAGAGCAATGACACCATCAAAGCTATCAACGGCCGGGAGATAGCGACTTGGGAAGAGATGTCCACTATCATCAAAGAGTCCAGCGGCACACTCGACCTGACCATTGAACGGGGAAATTACATTCAACATCTTCAGGTCACGCCGACAATACAGGAGACGACCAACCTCTTTAACGAAAGAGTACATCGGCGCATGGTGGGAATCGGCTCGGCCGGCGTTGCGACGACGCTTGACCTGAATCTGTTCGAGTCCATAGGCTATGCGGCACATGAGACCTATAAAGCATCAACACTCATCTTTAAAGGGGTGCAGAAGCTTATTACCGGCGATGTCCCGGCCAAAGAGCTCGGCGGCGCCATCAGTATCGTCAAGATCACGGCCGATGCCAGCGAAAACGGCTGGATGGCCGTTTTCTTTTTTGCCGCCCTGATATCCGTGAACCTTGGTGTGCTGAATCTCCTACCTATCCCGGCACTCGATGGCGGTCACATCATGTTCAACCTCTATGAGATGATCACTAAACGTATGCCGAGCGAAGCTGTTTTATACAAACTCACCATTTTGGGTTGGGCCCTGCTGCTTGGGCTGATGACCTTGGGTATCTATAATGATATCAACAGGTTAATGCAGTAA
- the pgsA gene encoding CDP-diacylglycerol--glycerol-3-phosphate 3-phosphatidyltransferase, with protein sequence MLNLPNILALIRLAIAPVMFWIILNPQLFTDNGYDISWSYYFASLLFVLASITDYFDGFIARELDQKTVLGAIIDPLADKMLVMAAFLGLMVAGDASVWAIYIIIVRELFITGLRTVAVSEGIDVSASWAGKVKTVSQMFAIGFLLMHWPFANLLLWIAVILTIYSGLEYLIGFWGSFKQKAV encoded by the coding sequence ATTTTGAACCTTCCAAATATTTTGGCACTTATTCGTCTCGCTATCGCTCCGGTCATGTTTTGGATCATCCTGAATCCCCAACTCTTCACAGACAACGGCTACGACATCAGCTGGAGCTACTACTTCGCTTCCCTGCTCTTTGTATTGGCGAGCATTACCGACTATTTTGACGGCTTTATCGCACGCGAACTCGACCAGAAGACGGTACTCGGTGCCATTATTGATCCCCTTGCCGACAAGATGTTGGTTATGGCGGCCTTTCTAGGTCTGATGGTCGCCGGCGATGCCTCGGTCTGGGCGATCTACATCATCATCGTGCGCGAGCTCTTTATTACCGGCCTGCGTACCGTTGCGGTCTCGGAAGGTATTGATGTCTCCGCTTCATGGGCCGGTAAAGTCAAGACCGTCTCACAGATGTTCGCGATCGGTTTTCTGCTGATGCACTGGCCGTTTGCAAACCTGCTGCTCTGGATCGCCGTCATCCTGACTATCTATTCCGGCCTGGAGTACCTTATTGGGTTCTGGGGCTCATTCAAACAAAAGGCGGTATAG
- a CDS encoding aldehyde dehydrogenase family protein, with the protein MKEYMPFINGKNKPSHPGKVIDDVNPSTGEVFAKVHLASKEEIEEAISTAYAASKLWAKTTPREKEAVLLRAADIFESREDEIRTILMRESGSVYAKAMFEIALVADILRVAAGEARRVFGQTFTSNDPGVFSYSTRRPLGVIAGISPFNAPMILSTKKFAMAIAAGNAFVLKPSSHTPVCGLVFGEIFKEAGLPDGVLNIIPCSSGDLGETFQTDPRIAMITLTGSTHVGKLVAASAAMHLKRCTVELGGKSPTIVLGDADVDYAVNTAIFSTFLHQGQICMAGSRIIVEENIYDAFCEKFTAKVKTLKVGNPEDPTTIIGPLIEEAQCHFIDGLIDDAVEKGATLLSGREHEACFYQPTVVANVTGEMLIFHEEAFGPAAAIIKAHDIDHIIELANNSFYGLSSSLITDNLSAALQLSEEIESGMVHINGPTIQDEAHIPFGGVKESGMGREGGHFAIEEMTELKWVTVEAAGNRDYPF; encoded by the coding sequence ATGAAAGAGTATATGCCGTTTATCAATGGAAAGAACAAGCCCTCACACCCGGGAAAGGTAATCGACGATGTCAACCCTTCGACCGGAGAGGTCTTTGCCAAAGTGCATTTGGCAAGTAAAGAGGAGATCGAAGAGGCCATCAGTACGGCTTACGCGGCATCTAAGCTCTGGGCAAAAACAACGCCGAGAGAAAAAGAGGCGGTACTTTTAAGAGCCGCCGATATTTTCGAGAGCCGCGAAGATGAGATCAGGACTATTCTGATGCGAGAAAGCGGTTCGGTCTATGCAAAAGCGATGTTTGAAATCGCGCTCGTTGCTGACATTTTGCGTGTCGCTGCCGGGGAAGCCAGACGTGTTTTCGGCCAGACATTCACCTCCAACGATCCTGGTGTGTTCTCCTACAGCACACGCCGTCCATTAGGCGTTATCGCCGGGATATCGCCCTTTAATGCACCGATGATTCTAAGCACAAAGAAATTTGCCATGGCCATCGCTGCAGGCAATGCATTTGTATTGAAGCCGTCAAGCCATACACCGGTCTGCGGTCTTGTTTTCGGTGAGATCTTTAAAGAAGCGGGTCTGCCGGACGGCGTTTTGAACATCATCCCATGTTCAAGCGGCGACCTGGGAGAGACCTTTCAAACCGATCCGCGTATTGCCATGATCACCCTGACCGGTTCAACGCATGTCGGAAAATTGGTCGCGGCGTCGGCGGCGATGCACCTGAAGAGATGTACCGTTGAACTCGGCGGTAAGTCGCCGACCATCGTACTCGGGGACGCCGATGTTGATTATGCCGTCAATACCGCGATCTTCAGCACTTTTCTCCATCAGGGACAGATTTGCATGGCAGGTTCACGCATTATCGTCGAAGAGAATATCTATGATGCGTTTTGCGAAAAGTTTACTGCCAAGGTTAAAACGCTGAAAGTGGGCAATCCGGAAGACCCCACCACGATTATCGGGCCTCTTATCGAAGAGGCGCAATGCCACTTTATAGACGGATTGATCGATGATGCAGTTGAGAAAGGGGCGACGCTGCTCTCCGGGCGCGAGCATGAAGCATGTTTTTATCAACCGACTGTTGTCGCCAATGTGACCGGAGAGATGCTGATCTTTCATGAAGAGGCCTTTGGCCCCGCTGCCGCGATCATCAAAGCACACGATATCGATCACATTATCGAACTTGCCAACAACAGCTTCTACGGGCTCAGCTCATCACTTATTACCGATAATTTGAGTGCCGCATTGCAACTTTCCGAAGAGATCGAATCGGGTATGGTGCACATCAACGGGCCGACCATCCAGGATGAAGCCCATATTCCGTTCGGAGGCGTCAAAGAGAGCGGCATGGGGCGCGAGGGAGGTCATTTTGCTATCGAAGAGATGACCGAACTAAAATGGGTAACCGTCGAAGCCGCAGGTAACAGGGACTACCCTTTTTAA
- a CDS encoding YggS family pyridoxal phosphate-dependent enzyme, protein MNQLEYKRHIDAIIEKIEAARIKVSEHHIVKIVAVSKYSDTEAIKRLYEIGQRAFGENRVQDLIAKQEVLDELPLEWHYIGNLQRNKLNALIKADPFLFQSLDTVELANALQRRLLDRDTTMDCLLQINSANEATKAGVAPEKAKDTYAYIRENCPNINLKGVMSIGAHTDDQDVIKKSFETTYKIYEELDNATICSMGMSSDFELAISCGSNMLRLGSIMFPGDRQAV, encoded by the coding sequence ATGAACCAACTGGAATACAAACGTCACATCGACGCCATCATCGAAAAGATCGAGGCTGCGCGCATCAAAGTAAGCGAGCACCATATCGTCAAGATCGTTGCGGTAAGCAAATACTCCGATACCGAAGCGATCAAGCGGCTCTATGAGATTGGCCAGCGCGCCTTCGGCGAAAACCGGGTACAGGACCTTATCGCCAAGCAGGAAGTGCTCGATGAGCTTCCACTGGAGTGGCACTACATTGGAAATCTGCAGCGCAACAAGCTCAACGCCCTTATCAAAGCCGACCCTTTCCTTTTCCAATCCCTTGATACTGTCGAACTTGCCAATGCCCTTCAGCGCCGTCTTCTTGACCGGGATACCACGATGGACTGCCTCCTGCAGATCAACTCTGCCAACGAAGCGACAAAGGCCGGTGTCGCACCTGAAAAAGCAAAAGATACCTATGCATACATCAGAGAGAACTGCCCCAACATCAACCTTAAAGGGGTGATGAGTATCGGTGCGCATACCGATGATCAGGATGTTATCAAAAAAAGTTTCGAGACCACCTACAAGATTTATGAAGAGCTCGACAATGCCACGATCTGTTCCATGGGGATGAGCTCCGATTTTGAGCTTGCAATCAGCTGTGGCTCCAACATGCTTCGTCTTGGATCGATCATGTTCCCGGGTGATCGCCAGGCTGTATAG